A genomic stretch from Alphaproteobacteria bacterium 33-17 includes:
- a CDS encoding 30S ribosomal protein S9 has translation MTQVQDVKDMKPQLDKFGRAYGTGRRKNAKARVWIKPGKGAFIVNGKVVEQYFARPVSRDIINQAFDATNTHREFDVMCTVSGGGLSGQAGAVRHGLSRALASYNPTAYRALLRAAGLLTRDSRVVERKHYGKKKARRSFQFSKR, from the coding sequence ATGACTCAAGTACAAGATGTAAAAGATATGAAACCTCAGCTCGACAAATTTGGTAGAGCTTACGGTACAGGTAGACGTAAAAACGCTAAAGCCAGAGTTTGGATTAAACCAGGTAAAGGTGCGTTTATTGTAAACGGTAAAGTTGTTGAGCAATATTTTGCAAGACCAGTATCAAGAGATATTATTAATCAAGCTTTTGATGCAACAAATACACACAGAGAATTTGATGTTATGTGTACTGTTTCTGGTGGTGGTCTTTCAGGTCAGGCTGGTGCGGTAAGACATGGTCTTTCTCGTGCGCTTGCATCATACAATCCTACAGCTTACAGAGCTTTATTAAGAGCTGCTGGACTCTTAACAAGAGATTCAAGAGTTGTTGAACGTAAGCACTATGGTAAGAAGAAAGCGAGAAGAAGCTTCCAGTTCTCTAAACGTTAG